From Etheostoma spectabile isolate EspeVRDwgs_2016 chromosome 8, UIUC_Espe_1.0, whole genome shotgun sequence, a single genomic window includes:
- the LOC116693420 gene encoding tyrosine aminotransferase-like has product MTSRLDNECTLVQMNGNGVHGKSLNGTGVKGKGVVHGNNIHHVSVKGSLYPAKAKSRRQRWEVKPSEMANNTLNPIRAIVDGMKLTPNPDKPMIALSIGDPTVFGNMPTDTAVLQAMKDAIDSQKYNGYAPSVGYLKSRHAVANFYTCPEAPLEAEDVILTSGCSQAIDLAISVLCNPGDNILVPCPGFSLYKTLAVSMGIEVKLYNLLPEKSWEVDLKHLESLIDERTSCLIVTNPSNPCGSVFSKAHLQKILKVASRHCVPILADEIYSNMVFPGCSSPSVASLSSDVPILSCGGLAKRWLVPGWRMGWILIHDRNDIFGSKIRQGLVKLSQRILGACSIIQGALESILNNTPQSFYNDTIHFLKTNSEICFNELCTVPGLNPIMPSGAMYLMVGIDMDRFPDFKSDVDFTERLVTEQSVFCLPASAFEYPNFFRIVVTVPEEMMVEACVRIKEFCQRYYCSVSHDSACLDQ; this is encoded by the exons ATGAC ttccaggctggataacGAGTGCACCTTGGTTCAGATGAATGGGAATGGAGTCCACGGCAAAAGCCTGAATGGGACTGGAGTCAAAGGGAAGGGAGTAGTACATGGGAACAACATCCACCACGTCAGCGTGAAGGGCAGTTTGTATCCAGCCAAAGCCAAGAGCCGCAGGCAGCGATGGGAGGTGAAGCCCTCGGAGATGGCCAACAACACGCTCAATCCCATCAGAGCCATAGTGGACGGGATGAAGCTCACTCCCAACCCGGATAAACCCATGATCGCTCTTTCCATAG GGGATCCCACTGTGTTTGGGAACATGCCTACAGACACTGCTGTACTGCAGGCCATGAAAGACGCCATCGACTCCCAGAAATACAACGGCTATGCTCCTTCCGTTG GTTATCTGAAGAGCCGACATGCGGTGGCCAACTTTTACACGTGCCCTGAGGCTCCCCTAGAGGCAGAG GATGTCATTTTGACCAGTGGCTGCAGTCAGGCCATTGACCTGGCTATCAGTGTCCTGTGTAACCCAGGGGACAACATCCTGGTCCCGTGCCCAGGCTTCTCCTTATATAAGACTCTGGCTGTCTCCATGGGTATCGAGGTCAAACTCTACAACCTGCTG CCAGAGAAGTCATGGGAGGTTGACCTGAAACACTTGGAGAGCCTGATTGACGAGAGGACATCCTGTCTGATTGTTACCAACCCATCCAACCCGTGTGGCTCTGTGTTCAGCAAGGCACACCTCCAGAAAATCCTCAAAG TGGCCTCCAGACACTGCGTTCCCATTCTGGCTGATGAAATCTACAGCAACATG GTTTTCCCAGGTTGCAGTAGTCCTTCCGTGGCGTCTCTCAGCAGTGACGTTCCCATCCTTTCCTGCGGCGGCTTGGCTAAGCGCTGGCTGGTCCCGGGTTGGAGAATGGGATGGATCCTTATCCATGACAGGAATGATATATTTGGATCCAAG ATTCGACAGGGTCTGGTGAAACTGAGTCAGCGTATTCTGGGAGCCTGCAGTATCATCCAGGGTGCCCTGGAAAGCATCCTCAACAACACACCTCAAAGCTTCTACAATGACACCATTCACTTTCTGAAG ACCAACTCAgagatttgttttaatgagCTGTGCACCGTCCCCGGCCTGAACCCGATCATGCCTTCAGGAGCCATGTACCTCATG gtggGGATTGACATGGATCGCTTTCCAGATTTTAAGAGCGATGTGGACTTTACTGAACGGCTGGTGACGGAGCAGTCGGTCTTCTGTCTGCCGGCCTCA GCCTTTGAGTATCCTAATTTCTTTCGCATTGTGGTGACCGTGCCAGAAGAGATGATGGTGGAGGCTTGTGTTCGGATCAAGGAGTTTTGCCAGCGCTACTATTGTTCCGTCAGCCACGACAGCGCTTGTCTGGACCAGTGA